One Tripterygium wilfordii isolate XIE 37 chromosome 10, ASM1340144v1, whole genome shotgun sequence DNA segment encodes these proteins:
- the LOC120007905 gene encoding AAA-ATPase At3g50940-like: protein MFFSVSNMPSMTSILSAYTSVAALLMLVRTVLNELQTMTGKFLPQKIRENLVSVLGELFGSLCSQMTILINEYNGLSVNEIYQASETYLSSRITPSINELKVFKAQREKNISVTINKGEKVFDIFEGIQLVWEFVSTETQKSHFDYDNYSHTSETTENRSFRLTFNKRYKEVVLRAYLPYVVERSKAFKEENKVLKLHSLGSLNGGLWGSINLDHPSTFETMALDPELKKELMDDLDRFVRRRDFYRRVGKAWKRGYLLYGPPGTGKSSLIAAMANYLKFDIYDLELKGIRSNADLRKLVVSTANRSILVIEDIDCSIELQNRQNGSYKENEFTFLTLSGLLNFIDGLWSSCGDERIIVFTTNYKERIDPALLRPGRMDKHIHMSYCTPSGFKILASNYLGLKSHPFLTHIEELMKEVEVTPAEVAEELMKHENVDIALKGVAAFIERKKLMKCNDTNADKRKDIDEEEEESEEFRGKCDGKVGKNKRKTAKKGKGGWS, encoded by the exons ATGTTCTTTTCTGTGTCGAACATGCCTTCAATGACATCGATATTGTCAGCGTACACTTCTGTTGCTGCATTGCTAATGCTTGTCAGAACCGTTCTCAATGAGTTACAGACGATGACTGGTAAATTTCTACCTCAGAAGATCAGAGAAAATTTGGTATCAGTACTTGGTGAGCTTTTTGGAAgtctatgttctcaaatgactATTCTTATCAATGAGTACAATGGACTCTCAGTTAATGAAATCTACCAGGCTTCTGAAACCTACTTGAGCTCAAGAATTACGCCTTCTATTAACGAGCTAAAGGTTTTCAAAGCGCAGCGAGAGAAGAACATCTCGGTCACAATCAACAAAGGCGAAAAGGTCTTTGACATATTCGAAGGAATCCAGCTCGTCTGGGAATTTGTTTCTACTGAAACACAGAAGTCACATTTTGATTATGATAACTATTCCCATACATCAGAAACAACCGAAAATCGGTCTTTTCGACTTACTTTCAACAAAAGATACAAGGAAGTGGTATTAAGGGCTTATCTTCCATATGTGGTGGAGAGATCAAAAGCTTTTAAAGAAGAGAACAAAGTCCTGAAGCTCCACTCACTTGGAAGTTTAAATGGAGGTCTGTGGGGATCGATCAACCTCGACCATCCATCCACATTTGAGACAATGGCATTGGATCCAGAGCTCAAGAAAGAATTGATGGATGACTTGGACAGATTTGTGAGGAGAAGGGATTTTTATAGGAGAGTTGGAAAGGCATGGAAAAGAGGATATTTGTTGTATGGACCTCCTGGTACTGGCAAGTCAAGCTTGATAGCAGCAATGGCTAACTATCTGAAATTTGACATCTATGACTTGGAACTCAAAGGTATACGCAGCAATGCAGATCTCCGGAAGTTGGTAGTCTCCACAGCAAATCGATCGATACTTGTTATCGAGGACATTGATTGTAGCATTGAGTTGCAGAATCGACAGAATGGAAGCTACAAAGAAAATGAATTTACG TTTCTAACGCTCTCCGGATTGCTTAACTTCATTGATGGATTATGGTCAAGCTGTGGAGATGAGAGGATAATCGTGTTTACGACAAACTATAAAGAAAGAATTGATCCTGCTCTGCTGAGACCGGGACGAATGGACAAGCATATTCACATGTCTTATTGCACTCCAAGTGGGTTCAAAATCCTTGCTTCCAACTACTTAGGACTTAAGAGTCATCCCTTCCTCACTCACATTGAAGAACTGATGAAGGAAGTAGAGGTGACTCCTGCAGAAGTTGCAGAAGAGCTCATGAAACACGAAAACGTGGATATTGCACTCAAAGGAGTCGCTGCTTTTATTGAAAGGAAGAAGCTGATGAAATGTAATGACACTAATGCAGACAAAAGAAAAGAcattgatgaagaagaggaggaaagtGAGGAATTCCGGGGGAAATGTGACGGCAAAGTTGGGAAAAATAAGAGGAAGACGgcgaaaaagggaaaaggaggaTGGAGTTAG
- the LOC120007892 gene encoding U-box domain-containing protein 6-like yields MDIVDVEENLFAASDAKLHGEMCKSLSAIYYKILSIFPSLEAARPRSKSGIQALCSLHIALEKTKNVLRHCSDCSKLYLAITGDSVHLKFDKAKCALIDSLRRVEDIEPEAIGCQILEIVSELENTELSLDPLEKQIGDEIIALLQQGRKFSDSSDSNELESFYRAATKLGVTSSKVALTERRALKKLIERARVEEDKRKESIVAYLLHLMRKYSKLFRSDLVDENDSQGSAPSSPTVQGSFEDGGSGVNGHAFERQLTKLSSFNFKPNFRKSGQIPVPPEELRCPISLQLMHDPVIIASGQTYERICIEKWFSDGHDTCPKTQQQLSHCCFTPNYSVKGLTNSWCEQNGVPIPDGPPESLDLNYWRLALSQSESSNSRSVKSVGSRKLKEVKVVPIEESGTIEEVEVNEAENLSPLGDVSQLDVFDRYQNFLTILNEGEDIGKKCEVAEQVRLLLKDDEEARTFLGSHGLVEALMVFLKFAVRERNMMAQEIAAMALFNLAVNNDRNKEMMLAAGMIPLLEDMISNTNSHGSATALYLNLSCLEQAKSIIGSSKAVPFLVGILQSEADSLCKLDALHALYNLSSHSSNISNLLSAGIISGLQSLLALTGDHTWTEKCIAVLIYLALSKPGKEEMVSAPGLISSLAAILDAGESIEQEQAASCLLILCNGSEKCSQMVLQEGVIPALVSISVNGTTRGRDKAQKLLILFREQRQQDRPSPDITLKRAETSSKAMPAPESNPFCKTTSRRKMGKAFSFFWKSKSYSVSQY; encoded by the exons ATGGATATTGTTGATGTTGAAGAAAATTTATTTGCAGCGAGTGATGCCAAG CTACATGGAGAAATGTGCAAGTCACTCTCTGCAATTTATTACAAAATCTTGTCAATTTTTCCCTCTTTAGAAGCGGCACGACCTAGGAGCAAATCCGGCATTCAAGCATTGTGTTCTTTGCACATTGCCCTTGAGAAGACCAAGAATGTTCTTCGGCATTGTTCGGATTGTAgtaaactttacttg GCAATAACTGGGGATTCTGTTCATTTAAAATTTGATAAAGCGAAGTGTGCTCTGATCGATAGTCTCAGACGTGTGGAAGATATTGAGCCAGAGGCCATTGGATGCCAG ATTCTGGAGATTGTAAGCGAACTTGAGAATACAGAATTATCGCTTGATCCTCTAGAGAAACAAATTGGTGATGAAATAATTGCATTGCTTCAGCAAGGGAGAAAATTTAGTGACTCAAGTGACAGTAATGAGCTTGAATCTTTTTACCGTGCTGCTACTAAACTTGGTGTTACCTCGTCGAAAGTGGCTCTTACAGAGAGAAGAGCTCTCAAGAAACTCATAGAGAGAGCTCGTGTGGAGGAAGACAAGCGAAAAGAATCAATTGTGGCTTATCTCTTACATCTTATGAGAAAATACTCCAAGTTGTTTAGAAGTGATCTTGTAGATGAAAATGATTCACAGGGCTCAGCGCCTTCTTCGCCAACAGTTCAGGGTTCTTTCGAGGATGGAGGGTCTGGTGTGAATGGTCATGCATTTGAGAGGCAGCTGACAAAACTTAGTTCCTTTAATTTCAAGCCAAATTTTAGGAAATCTGGGCAGATACCTGTTCCACCGGAAGAATTGAGGTGTCCAATATCGTTGCAACTAATGCATGATCCTGTCATTATCGCATCAGGACAAACATATGAAAGGATCTGCATTGAAAAATGGTTTAGTGATGGGCATGACACCTGTCCAAAGACTCAACAGCAACTCTCTCATTGTTGCTTCACTCCTAATTACTCTGTTAAAGGTCTTACTAATAGTTGGTGTGAACAGAATGGTGTGCCTATTCCAGATGGTCCCCCGGAATCCCTTGATCTGAATTATTGGAGGCTTGCTTTGTCTCAGTCAGAGTCCTCAAATTCAAGATCTGTGAAGAGTGTTGGCTCCCGCAAATTGAAGGAGGTAAAGGTTGTTCCTATAGAAGAGAGTGGAACCATTGAGGAGGTCGAAGTAAATGAAGCAGAAAATTTATCTCCTCTGGGAGATGTGTCTCAGCTTGATGTGTTTGATAGATATCAGAATTTTCTGACTATCTTGAATGAAGGGGAAGACATAGGGAAAAAGTGCGAAGTTGCAGAACAAGTAAGGCTCCTGTTGAAAGACGATGAGGAGGCCAGAACTTTTTTGGGGTCTCATGGCCTTGTTGAGGCGCTAATGGTGTTTCTTAAGTTCGCTGTTCGTGAAAGGAACATGATGGCCCAGGAAATTGCTGCTATGGCTTTGTTTAATCTTGCTGTCAACAATGACAG GAACAAGGAAATGATGTTGGCAGCTGGCATGATACCATTGCTGGAGGATATGATCTCCAACACAAACTCCCATGGCTCAGCAACTGCCCTCTACCTGAATCTCTCTTGCCTTGAACAAGCCAAATCTATCATTGGCTCGAGTAAGGCTGTTCCCTTTTTAGTCGGGATCCTTCAAAGTGAAGCGGATTCCCTGTGCAAACTTGATGCCCTTCATGCCCTCTATAATCTCTCCTCTCATTCTTCTAATATTTCAAACCTTCTTTCGGCTGGCATCATTAGTGGACTCCAATCTCTACTTGCTCTTACTGGGGACCATACTTGGACAGAAAAGTGCATAGCTGTCCTGATATATTTGGCTTTGAGTAAACCAGGAAAAGAAGAAATGGTCTCTGCACCTGGCCTTATTAGCTCGCTTGCAGCAATACTGGATGCTGGTGAATCCATTGAACAGGAACAAGCAGCCTCATGCCTTTTGATTCTGTGTAATGGGAGTGAGAAATGCAGTCAAATGGTCCTACAGGAAGGGGTGATACCTGCATTGGTATCGATTTCAGTAAATGGGACGACAAGGGGGAGAGATAAGGCTCAAAAACTATTGATACTGTTTCGTGAGCAGAGGCAACAAGATCGACCATCTCCTGATATTACTCTAAAGCGAGCTGAGACTAGCTCCAAGGCAATGCCTGCTCCAGAGTCAAATCCTTTTTGTAAAACAACGTCGAGGAGGAAGATGGGAAAAGCTTTTAGCTTTTTCTGGAAGAGCAAGAGCTATTCGGTTTCCCAGTATTGA
- the LOC120007023 gene encoding proteasome subunit beta type-5-like, translated as MKLDTSGLESPMPHFGTGNETLEGISNAQSAQSFEVPDVTNFDAFQKETTQLLKHAKGTTTLAFIFKEGVMVAADSRASMGGYISSQSVKKIIEINPYMLGTMAGGAADCQFWHRNLGIKCRLHELANKRRISVTGASKLLANILYSYRGMGLSVGTMIAGWDETGPGLYYVDSEGGRLKGMRFSVGSGSPYAYGVLDNGYRYDMSVEEAAELARRAIYHATFRDGASGGVASVYHVGPNGWKKLSGDDVGELHYKYYPVTPSTVEQEMTEVAGA; from the exons ATGAAGCTTGACACCAGTGGCCTTGAATCCCCTATGCCACACTTTGGGACGGGCAACGAAACTCTTGAGGGGATTTCGAATGCACAGTCTGCACAGTCTTTCGAGGTTCCGGATGTTACTAAT TTTGATGCATTTCAAAAGGAGACGACACAGTTGTTGAAGCATGCCAAGGGGACAACTACTCTTGCTTTTATTTTTAAGGAGGGCGTTATGGTTGCCGCTGATTCTCGAGCTAGCATGGGCGGCTATATCT CATCCCAGTCagtgaaaaaaataattgaaattaatCCTTACATGCTTGGTACGATGGCTGGAGGAGCTGCTGACTGTCAGTTTTGGCACAGAAATCTGGGAATTAAG TGTCGACTGCATGAATTGGCAAACAAGAGGAGAATATCAGTTACAGGAGCATCCAAACTTCTGGCAAACATTCTGTATTCTTATCGTGGAATGGGTCTATCTGTTGGGACTATGATTGCTGGATGGGATGAAACG GGACCTGGACTATATTATGTGGATAGTGAAGGAGGAAGGCTTAAAGGAATGCGATTCTCTGTTGGATCTGGTTCTCCATATGCTTATGGTGTACTTGATAATGG GTATCGATATGATATGTCAGTTGAAGAAGCTGCAGAGTTGGCTAGAAGAGCCATTTACCACGCAACCTTCCGAGATGGAGCTAGTGGGGGAGTTGCAAGCg TTTATCATGTGGGACCAAATGGCTGGAAGAAGCTATCAGGTGATGATGTTGGAGAACTCCACTACAAATACTATCCAGTCACACCAAGTACGGTGGAACAGGAAATGACTGAAGTTGCCGGGGCATGA
- the LOC120008091 gene encoding receptor protein kinase-like protein ZAR1, protein MKKTRDLFFVLLYFLLLFFFNFENHSFVLSLTPDGLSLLSLKSAVDQPSDGSPFSDWKENDTTPCRWTGVSCMNVTGFPDPRVVGIAIAGKNLRGYIPSELGSLVYLRRLNLHNNNFYGSIPVQLFNATSLHSIFLYGNNLSGLLPPSICNIPRLQNLDLSNNSFSGSISSELRNCKQLQRMILARNKFSGEIPAGIWPELENLVQLDLSANELKGSIPNDLGELKSLSGALNLSFNHLSGRIPKSLGNLPVTVSFDLRNNNFSGEIPQTGSFANQGPTAFLNNPSLCGFPLQKTCRESTETPPGSQSPSPESGNSPKKGLSPGVIILISVADAAVVAVIGLIIVYVYWKKKDDSNGCSCTGKSKLGGNEKPNACLLCSCVNGIGNEDSEPEEPEKSKGEGELVAIDKGFTFELDELLRASAYVLGKSGLGIVYKVVLGNGIPVAVRRLGEGGEQRCKEFVAEVQAIGKVRHPNVVKLRAYYWAPDEKLLISDFISNGNLANALRGRGGQASSSLSWSTRLRIAKGTARGLAYLHECSPRKFVHGDIKPSNILLDNEFQPLISDFGLNKLITITGNNPSTSGGFMGGALPYLNTIQTEKTNNYKAPEARVPGSRPTQKWDIYSFGVVLLELLTGKSPELSPTTSTSSVEIPDLVKWVRKGFEEENPLSDMVDPILLQEVHAKKEVLAVFHVALACTEGDPEVRPRMKTVSENLDRVGT, encoded by the exons ATGAAGAAAACCAGAGACCTCTTCTTCGTACTTCTGtacttcctcctcctcttcttctttaacTTCGAAAATCACAGCTTCGTTCTCTCCCTTACTCCTGACGGCTTATCTCTGCTCTCTCTAAAATCAGCCGTTGATCAGCCATCCGACGGCTCCCCTTTCTCCGACTGGAAGGAGAACGACACCACACCGTGCCGGTGGACTGGAGTTTCCTGCATGAATGTTACTGGATTCCCGGACCCTCGCGTGGTTGGGATAGCCATTGCAGGGAAGAATCTCAGGGGGTATATTCCGTCCGAATTGGGGTCTTTAGTGTATCTGAGGAGGCTTAACCTTCATAACAATAATTTCTACGGGTCGATTCCGGTTCAGCTGTTCAATGCGACGTCGCTTCATAGTATATTTCTCTACGGTAACAATCTCTCCGGTTTGCTTCCTCCTTCGATCTGCAATATCCCTCGACTGCAAAACCTAGACCTCTCTAATAATTCGTTCTCTGGTTCCATATCTTCGGAGTTACGGAATTGTAAACAGTTGCAGCGGATGATTCTGGCGAGGAATAAGTTTTCTGGTGAAATTCCGGCGGGGATTTGGCCGGAACTCGAGAATTTGGTTCAGCTCGATCTCTCTGCAAATGAGCTCAAGGGATCGATCCCGAACGATCTCGGTGAGCTGAAGTCTCTCTCTGGTGCTCTGAATCTCTCCTTCAATCATCTCTCAGGTAGAATTCCCAAGTCGCTCGGGAATCTGCCGGTAACGGTGAGTTTTGACCTACGAAACAATAATTTCAGTGGCGAAATACCTCAAACGGGGTCGTTTGCAAACCAAGGACCAACGGCTTTTCTCAACAATCCCTCGCTCTGCGGGTTTCCTCTCCAAAAAACTTGCCGGGAATCTACAGAAACTCCACCAGGAAGCCAGAGTCCATCGCCTGAGTCCGGTAATAGTCCGAAGAAAGGGTTGAGTCCCGGCGTGATCATTCTAATCTCAGTAGCAGATGCCGCCGTCGTAGCTGTCATCGGCCTGATCATCGTCTACGTTTACTGGAAAAAGAAAGACGATTCGAACGGATGTAGCTGTACTGGCAAAAGCAAGTTGGGTGGGAACGAGAAACCCAATGCGTGTTTACTCTGTTCTTGCGTTAATGGCATCGGAAACGAAGATTCGGAGCCGGAAGAGCCGGAAAAAAGTAAGGGAGAAGGGGAACTTGTGGCCATTGACAAGGGGTTCACGTTTGAGCTTGATGAGTTGTTGAGGGCATCTGCTTACGTTCTGGGCAAGAGTGGGCTGGGGATCGTATACAAAGTGGTGCTTGGCAACGGAATTCCGGTGGCGGTGAGGAGGCTCGGAGAAGGCGGCGAGCAGCGGTGTAAGGAATTTGTGGCGGAGGTGCAGGCGATTGGGAAGGTTAGGCACCCGAATGTGGTTAAGTTGAGGGCTTACTATTGGGCCCCAGACGAAAAGCTTCTTATTAGTGATTTTATCTCTAATGGCAACTTGGCTAATGCTCTTCGAG GCAGAGGTGGTCAGGCATCATCAAGCCTGTCATGGTCGACAAGGCTGAGAATCGCCAAGGGAACAGCCAGGGGGTTGGCCTACCTCCATGAATGCAGTCCAagaaagtttgtccatggagacATTAAACCCTCCAACATCCTCCTGGACAATGAATTCCAGCCTCTCATTTCTGATTTTGGTCTCAATAAACTCATTACCATTACAGGCAACAATCCGTCCACTTCAGGTGGCTTCATGGGTGGTGCATTGCCTTATCTAAACACAATCCAAACAGAGAAAACCAACAATTACAAAGCCCCAGAGGCTCGAGTACCTGGTAGTCGACCAACCCAGAAATGGGATATCTACTCATTcggagttgtcttgcttgaatTGCTAACTGGGAAATCTCCGGAGCTTTCACCAACGACATCAACTTCTTCGGTAGAAATACCTGACCTTGTTAAGTGGGTGAGGAAGGGATTTGAAGAAGAGAATCCATTGTCAGATATGGTGGATCCTATTTTGCTACAAGAAGTGCATGCCAAGAAGGAAGTGTTGGCAGTTTTTCATGTTGCCCTTGCTTGTACTGAAGGAGACCCTGAAGTCAGGCCTAGAATGAAAACTGTCTCTGAAAATCTTGACAGAGTTGGTACATGA